The DNA region GCTTTAGGGGCTAATTTGACACCGTGTAGTGACAATCCCGCTTTTCAACAGCTAGCTGCTAATGCCCGTAATACCACCTCTGACCCCAAATCAGGGATAAAGCGATTTGAGCGTTATTCTCAAGAGCTATGTGGCCCTGAAGGTTATCCTCACTTGATTGTTGATGGTAGTCTAAATCATGCTGGTGACTTTTTGATCCCCAGCATTCTGTTTCTCTATATTGCTGGTTGGATTGGTTGGGTAGGCCGTGCCTACCTACAAGCGAATAAGAAACAAGGCGGCGACGTGGAAATGAGAGAAGCAATCATTGAAGTTCCTTTGGCACTGCCAATTATGCTCTCAGGCTTTGCTTGGCCTGTATCAGCCATAAAAGAATTTCTGTCTGGCGAATTAACAGCTAAAGATACAGAAATTCCGATTTCGCCACGCTAACCCTTACCGTAACCTTTGATTTATTTAGGAGAATAATTCATGCAGCAGAAATACTTCGTTAAGTATCTATCTTTGGGCCCAGTTTTACTTTTTGTCAATTTGTCTTTGACAGCCGTTTTGTTGATTTTATTTAACTACTGGTTTCCTGACCTACTTTTCCACCCATTACCATAAGTTGAAGACAGAATTTAAAAATTTGTTAGCCGTTAGTTGGCAATTAACTAGTAACTACTAACTAAATTACTAACAAATTAATTCTTTGAAACTCGCGATCCTAAAACCAGCTTGCGAGTTTCAAAGTTTTGACAGCAGCTAAATTAATTTTTCTAAACTTATTACGCAAAAAATATCTTTAGCGACAATTATTATTAATATAAAAATGCCACCATTTTAAATTTAGAGGCGAACATAAAATATGGCACAAGCAGTAGATGCATCAAAAAATCTCCCCAGCGATCCCAGAAATCGGGAAGTTGTTTTTCCCCCATTCCGCGATCCGCAAAAGGGTAATCTAGAAACCCCGATTAATGCTTCTCCCTTGACCAAGTGGTTCATTAATAACTTGCCAGCTTATCGTCCTGGTATAACTCCTTCCAGACGTGGGCTAGAAGTTGGTATGGCTCACGGTTACTGGATATTTGGCCCCTTCGCCAAATTGGGCCCACTGCGGGATACAGCTAATGCCAACTTAGCTGGATTATTGGCAGCTATTGGCTTGATTGTTCTTCTAACGGCGGGACTATCCCTCTATGCGAATAGCAATCCTCCGAAAGCACTTGCTAGTGTTACTGTACCCAATCCTCCAGTAGATGCTTTTAACTCTAAAGAAAGCTGGAACAACTTCGCCAGTTCTTTCTTAATTGGTGGTATTGGTGGTGCAGTAGTTGCTTACTTTTTGACTAGCAATTTGGGAGTAATTCAAGGTTTATTTGGTTAATTTACAAATGAGGAGTTAGGAGTTTAAATTCCTAACTCCTGTACAGACGCGATTAATCGCGTCTCTGCAAACTTATTTAAACAAAACCGTTTCAATGTCATTTAAAGCAGTTTCAAAATCGTCATTAACGATTTGAATATCAAATTCATCTGCGGCTTGAATTTCCTCTTGGGCGCGGAGTAGACGACGGGCGATCGCTTCTTCAGAGTCTTGGGCGCGATCGCGTATTCGTTTCTCTAATTCATCAAAAGAAGGCGGTAAGATAAAAATACTGAGGGCACTGGGGAAGGAAGCACGAATTTGTCTTGCTCCTTCTAACTCAATTTCTAGCACCACCAACTTGCCAAAATGGATTTGGTTAAGTACAGCTTCACGGGGAGTGCCATAATAGTTCCCAGCAAATTCTGCCCATTCCAAAAATTCACCTTCAGTAAGTAATTGTTCAAACTTACTGCGGCTGATAAAGTAATAATCTTTGCCATCGATTTCTCCTGGACGGGGAGAACGAGTCGTCACGGATACCGAATAATAAAGTTCTGGATGACGTTTTAGAAGCGATCGCATTAAAGTGCCTTTACCGACCCCGCTAGGGCCAGTTAAGACAATCAACCTGCCTAAATGTAAGCGTTCTTCGGTAGTAGCAATACTCTGGATGGGTAAAACTGGCATCATCCCTTCAACCTGTGAATCAATCAATAGATATTATTTATTAGTCTTGTGTTCCTGGCTAAGTCCACTAGTACCGCAAGGCGGAAGTCAGCCCCTTTGGGGAAGTAAAAAATCAAAAGTCAAAAGTCAAAAAGCTTTAATTTTGGTTTTTCTGGCTGTAATAAAATGGTAGGTTTATTTCCGCCGGACTGTACTAGAGACTAAAGAATTTGTAGCAAGGGTGACAGAAAACTTGTCTAATTCACATAGTACTGCTGATGTGGTGCAAATAGAAGTAAGATTGTTATCCACTCCTAATCAATTATCTACAGTTTGATGCTCGCGGGAAATCACAAAGCGATTCGCTACCGTTTCCGGCTGAATTGCCGACAGAATTACGTGGCTGGAATCGGTGATAATTACAGCCCTAGTCCGCCGGCCGTAGGTTGCATCAACCAGTTGACCCCTGTCCCGTGCATCGGTAATAATCCGCTTAATCGGGGCAGACTCTGGACTGACAATGGCAACTACTCGATTGGCAGACACAATGTTACCAAAACCGATATTAATTAACTGAATCTCCATAAAAAACTGACGCCAAACACGGTTTGAGAAGCTTGAAGTAAACTTATTTACATGTTATCGCCAAAAAACAGGAGTCACAACGATTAAATTCAAGCCAGCCTTCGTTTTTAAATAATGCCTGCTTTTTTTTCGCTATTTATCAGCTATTTCTCCTCAATATCCTCCCATAGATACAGGCACAATTACACGGATACAAGCTAGCTGGGTGATGTATCTTAATCAATAAATAAATGGTGGTAAATAATCCACATCTAAAATTTGCTCAATGCTATAAGGGCAAGTTTGTGGAAAACAATTCAATCCACTTTTCTTTTTTGCTTGTCGTAGCGCATCAATGTAGACTTCTTCAAGCACCCTGAGCAGATAGTTGTAGAGGTTTTTAGATTTGGTTAATTTCCTAAGTTCTACCCGAAAATTATCAATTTCCACTTCCCAATGATTTTTACATTCAGGAAGACTCCAATGTTGATACAAAAGCAGATGTTTGAGAAGTTGCAGTAGATAACTTTCGAGCTTGTGTTTCTGCTCATTACCCAATCTTTCAATCTCCTCAATCAAATGATCCCAATCAAGCTGCTCTAAATCTCGTTCTTGTAATTGTTTCAACGTAGTTTCTAACCACAGGTGATAATCCTGTTCATAAATAATTTGAGTGAGTATTTTAGACATTATTTAATATTCTCCTAATTTACGAAGACTTGGAATTAGGTTTTATTGGCCAAAGAAGCAGGGGAACAGGGAGGGCTTTGCTAAGGGAAAGAATTTTTAAATTCCCCTACCTTCATAGTTACAGAGCAAACAAATTTATTTATGTTCAAAGTAAAAATATTTATTTCAAGACGCAAAGCATGTTCGCCTTTAGCGTCTCCTAAAGAGAAATAATGTGTCCAAGTTTTCAGCAGTCTTAAATTTATGGGGTTTTTTCCCCTACCCCCTGCCCCCTGCCCCTTTTCCTCTTCTTTGACGTACACTTCCAGCTTGACAATCGCGTAACCAAGTTTTAACTCCTTGGGCAACAGTACCCTTACTACTATCGCGTGGCGGAGATACTGGCTGTTGTCCTGAATAAGAACCAATTTGAGAAAACATCATCACTAAACGCCAACCAATTTTAGTTTTAGTCAACAATAGCCAGTGAAATTCCTGCAATTCTACCGCTTTCTTTCCTATGTATTGCCGCTCTAAGGTAGTAAAGAAAACTTGCTCAACTCCTGATGCAGAACTTTTAGAAGCGTCTGCACTATATTCTTCAAGGTTAAGGGGCAAAGGAGTAAACTCAGGTCTTCCTGCCACTAACATATAACTGTAAACATCACTGCTTCTGCTGAGGCGGCGGGCGCGTTGACTAGCGCGATTAGTATAACTAGGTAAATCTTGCAGTAGCTGTATAGTTAATGTTTCTAAATTTTGCTCAGAACACAAAGACTTCACCCCACCGTTGACATTTTCCTTTTCTGCTAGCGCAGAAGGTTTAGGGGTGAGGTTTATCGAGAACGCTGGGTAAGCAAGGCTATTTGATACTAAAACCCAGAAGCCACAAACTAAAAGCAAACTATAATTTTTCTTTTTGAACGAAGAGGTAAGATTCTTCTCCCCTACACTCTGTACCCTATCCCCCGGCTTCTTACTGACTTTTAGCTTCATGCCACCGTGGTTAACTCCTCAGAAATCCTCTTCCAGGCTAACTCCGGCTCAGTCGCAGTAGTAATGGGACGCCCAATCACGAGATAATCTGCACCAGCAATAATTGCTTGTGCTGGAGTAAGCGATCGCTTTTGATCGCCAATATCAGCCCAAGTTGGTCTAATCCCCGGACAAACTAGCAAAAAGTCATTTCCACAAGTTTGTCGTAGCTGTGCCACCTCTTGAGGCGAACAAACTACCCCATCCAAACCAGATTCCTGAGCCAGCAGGGCCATTTCTAGAGCATATTCTGGTAATTCTAGAGGTATTTTTAAATCAAATGCCAGTTGTCTAGCAGAAATGCTCGTTAGCAGGGTAATTGCAATTAACTTTGGTGGTTCTACACCTGCTTTTGTAGCTCCTTCGTGTGACGCCTCAGTTGCGGCTTTCAGGGCATCTCTACCAGCAGTAGCATGAATTGTCAGTAAATCCACTCCGTATGTAGCTGCACTCCGGCAAGCACCAGCAACGGTATTGGGGATATCATCAAACTTTAAATCCAAGAAAATGCGCTTTTGCCGAGACTTTAGCACTTCCAGAATTTTCGGGCCAGTGCTGGTAAACAATTCTAAGCCAACTTTCCACCAAACTACTTGCGGGAGTTGATCTATAAGAGCGATCGCACTTTGTTCATCCGGGACATCCAAAGCCACAATAACTCGTTGTTCTACTTGTTCCCTATTCCCCATTCCCTACTCCCCACTCCCCATTTAAGGCACTAAACGCACAAACTTATTTTTCCCAACTTGTAAAACCTTACCTTGTAACTGGGCAGGTTCAGCAAAAGTAGTATCAACATCGGTAATGCGATCGCCATCTAAGCGCACTCCACCTTCTTGAATTTTTCGCTTTCCTTCACCCGTACTTTTGCATAAGCCAGTGACATTGAGAATATACGCTAACTTAGCGGGATGCGATACCTCAGCTAGAGAGAATTCTGGAACTGTACCTTCCTTTCCGCCGCTTTGGGCGGCAACTTTTGCCTCTTGGGCTGCTTGTTCGCCGTGGTACTGTTTGACAACTTCATAAGCTAAAAGTGTCTGGCGATCGCGGGGGTTTTCTGGAAGTTGATCCAAAGGTAAATCTGTCAGCAGTTCAAAATACTCCTTCAGCAGATTATCTGGAACTCCTTGTAACTTCTGATATTTTTGCCCTGGATGTTCCGACAACCCAATATAATTACCTAAAGACTTGGACATTTTTTGCACCCCATCCGTGCCAATCAAAATCGGCATTAGCATCCCAAATTGGGGTTTTTGACCAAAATGGCGTTGCAAATCTCTGCCTACAGCAATGTTAAATTTTTGATCAGTCCCTCCCAATTCCACATCTGCCTCAACGGCAACGGAATCAAAACCTTGCATTAACGGGTACAGGAACTCATGGATAAAAATTGGATTCTCTTTTTTATAGCGATCGGCAAATCCTTCCTTAGCTAACATCTGCCCCACCGTCATCGTCGAGAGTAACTCCAAAATTTTCTCTAAGTTGAGCTTAGAAAGCCATTCGGAGTTATAACGCACCTCTAACCTTCCTGGTGTGTCAAAATCCAAGATAGGACGTACTTGATCGAGATAAGTCTGAGCATTTTGGGCTACATCTGCTTCTGTAAGCTGACGACGCACTTCAGATTTACCTGTCGGATCGCCAATACGTGCGGTAAAATCGCCAATAATCAGAACTGCTATATGTCCTGCATCTTGAAACGCTCGCAGTTTCCGTACTGGTATGCTATGACCAAGATGAATATCAGTGCCTGTAGGGTCAATGCCCAATTTGATCCTCAAAGGTTGGTTTGTAGTTACCAAGCGTTTTTCTAGAGTTTCACTGTTAACATCAACTGGTTGTGGGAAAACTTCTACCACACCACGACGCAGCCAAGCAAAATCTTGCGTCATACTAGAAAATCCACTGTTAGCTATGTTTTGCACATTAGAAGTTAAGTTGGTTATAAACACTTGCAATTTATCCGCTTTCTCATCTGCCAAACTACTATAATTGCAAAAAATTAACCGCCTTGCTTCGTCCAATCAATTACAGTTAAATTTACAAGTGAGGAAGTGAAATCGCCGTGTCGTCTTCTAGGACTTTTGAAGATAAGCAGCCACAACGTCAGGCTTCATCAGGTTTTGAGTTTTTGAAAGGAGTCGGTCAGGTAGCTGGCGGTACTCTCCTCTCAATGACCATGCTGGCAAGTTCCATTGTAGCCGGAGGACTGGTTGGTTTAGCCATTAGTTTCCGCAATTTGCCAGATGTCAGACAGCTACGTAACTTTTTTCCCTCAGAAACAACTTACATCTATGACGTTAAGGGTAAACTTTTAACTAGCATCCACGGGGAAGCCAACCGAGAAGTCGTGCCCCTGGATAGAATTTCCCCGAACTTAAAACGGGCGGTATTAGCAAGTGAAGATAGTCACTTTTACGATCACCACGGTATTAACCCTACTGGTGTTGGTCGGGCTATAGTAGTTAACGCTGTAGCAGGTGGAGTCAAAGAGGGTGGCTCTACTGTTACTATGCAATTGGTAAAAAACCTATTTTTGTCTCAAAAGCGTGCCTTTACCCGCAAGTTAGCCGAGGCGGTGCTGGCAATCAGGTTAGAGCAAATTCTTACCAAAGACCAAATTTTAGAAATGTACCTCAATCAAGTTTATTGGGGTCATAACAATTATGGTGTACAAACGGCAGCTCGCAGTTACTTTAATAAGTCAGCAGAATATTTAAGCTTGGGTGAGTCAGCAATGATGGCGGGTTTGATCCAAGCACCAGAAGAATTCAGTCCGTTTGTGAGCATGAAGCTGGCCAAACAGAAACAAAAAGAAGTGCTAGGACGGATGCTGGAGTTGAACTGGATCAACCAGTCTGAGTATGACAATGCCCTCAAACAAGAAATCAAACTTGGTAAAATCAAATCCTTTCAAGGTAGTGCCCTACCTTATGTAACCAATACTGTAGCGCAAGAGTTGGCTAAAAAGTTTGGGCGTGAGACACTGCTCAAAGGCGGGATGCGGGTACAAACTACAGTTGATGCCAACTTCCAAATCATGGCAGAGGAAACAGTCAGTAAGTGGCATAAAACACTTCTGGAGCAAGGATTATCTAAAAATCAAATGGCTCTGGTGTCAATAGATCCGCGCACACATTTTATCAAAGCATTGGTGGGCGGGATAGATCCTAAAACCAGTGAATTTAATCGTGCAACTCAAGCTCAACGCCAGCCAGGATCTTCTTTTAAACCGTTTGTATACTATACTGCTTTTGCCACTGGTAAATATGGGCCAGACACAACGGTAGTAGATGCTCCAGTTAGTTATCGAGATGGTAACGGTTGGTACTTTCCCAGAAATTATGATAATAGTTTTAGAGGAGCGATGCCAATCCGCACAGCTTTAGCTCAGTCGCGCAACATTCCCGTGATCAAGATTGGTAAGGCTGTGGGTATGAATAGAGTCATAGAAACCTGCCGTACCTTGGGCATTATGAGTCCAATGGAACCTGTGTCTTCCTTACCACTTGGTGCAATTGGTGTCACACCTTTGGAAATAGCTAGTGCTTATGCTACCTTTGCTAATTATGGTTGGCAATCTCCACCAACTGTAATTGCTCGTGTCACCGATAGTAGTGGTAACGTGTTGCTAGACAATACCCCTAAACCACAGCTAGTTCTCGATCCTTGGGCTTCAGCAGCAATTATCGATGTGATGCGATCGGTAATTTCTGAAGGTACAGGTAAAGGTGCTGCTATCGGTCGCCCAGCCGCAGGTAAGACGGGAACAACATCGTCAGAAAAAGATATTTGGTTTGTTGGCACTGTACCACAACTAACAACTGCTGTTTGGGTGGGGAGAGATGACAATAGACAGTTAGCTGACCATGCAACAGGTGGTGTTATGGTTGCTCCCATCTGGAAAGATTTTATGGAGAAAGCACTAAAGAACACACCAGTAGAAAACTTCAAGCCACCTTCCCAGTTTCCTCGCCCCAAGTCAAATTAAAGTTAGGAGTGATAAGTTATGAGTTATGAGTTGATTGAGAACTCCTAACTCCTGTACAGACGCGATTAATCGCGTCTCTACTTTTTTTAGGCTTGTTTTTCTAGTTCGGCTTTCATCCGTTCTAAAGTAAGGTGCATTTGGTCAAACATTTGTTGTGGGGTGACACCAAACTGACCTAATTGTGTCTTCAGTTGTTCTACTGTCATTTGTGCCATGAAATCTTCTGATAGCTCGAAGCGCTTCATAAAGATGCGATACCGATCCATCATGGCTTCCATTTGCTCAATAAATAGCTTTTTGCCATCGCGGTCAAATTTGCCGTAGTTATTACCAAGCTTGATTAGTGCTTGATAATCCTCAAACAGCTGTTTTGCTTCTTGCTGAATTATCTCAGAATCGAAGAATCCCATATTGCTTATATTAAACTGAGTGTCCAGACTCAGGAGCTTAATAGTTTTACTTCTATTATTATTTTAGTCTAGGAGAGTAATCTAGTAACAAAGCTTCGGTTTTAGTACGGTTTGTTACCGAAATTTCACCACTTGACTTGAGAACCTTTCTTTTGAGCAAACCGACTTAATAAAGCCGCAATACTCATAGCTGTAGCCATTGATTTGGGATTGGTATTTTTACCAGATTGAATTTTCACTTCGGGAGCGTATTTCAAAGCTAGTGAATTTTGCGGGTTCAGTTTTAATGCTTGATGGATGTAAACCCTGGCCATCCCGATAAATTTTTGTTTGAGATGTACCAAACCTAATAAGGCATAATAGTCGCTATTATTTGGCTCTAATTTGATGGCATCGCGCAATTCTGACACGGCTAGGGGCCACTTGCCTAGCTTGACGTACTCAATAGCTCGCTGGTAGTGACGTTGAGCGTATGTCACAACTGGTTTGACATCAGTTTTTTGATTTAATGTCAATTCAACTGGCTTAACTTCTACCTTAGAGAGGATGCTAACAGCTTTTTGTGTTGATTGTAGGTCTGGTTTATGTAACCGTAAGTATACTAAATTCAGTGTATTAATTTGTTGCGTCACCTGATAAAACTGATCTAATGATTTGTATTGATCTTCTGCATAGCAGGCGATCGCTTCTTCGTAAAACAATTCTGCTTGGGGTGTAGACATTTCCAAAATTTTCTCAGCTATGGCACTTTGAGAAGACAAAGGCTTCTGCTCTAAAGCAAATGATCGCAGCATAGCGATCGCCATCAAGCGCTTCTCTTGATGTTTCAGTTGTTCATAAGCTGGATTGATTAAATGGCTAAATATTGCCGTTGCTAATTCTTGATCTGGCTTAGAGCTTTTGGTATGGCGATCGG from Nostoc commune NIES-4072 includes:
- the tyrS gene encoding tyrosine--tRNA ligase, whose translation is MTQDFAWLRRGVVEVFPQPVDVNSETLEKRLVTTNQPLRIKLGIDPTGTDIHLGHSIPVRKLRAFQDAGHIAVLIIGDFTARIGDPTGKSEVRRQLTEADVAQNAQTYLDQVRPILDFDTPGRLEVRYNSEWLSKLNLEKILELLSTMTVGQMLAKEGFADRYKKENPIFIHEFLYPLMQGFDSVAVEADVELGGTDQKFNIAVGRDLQRHFGQKPQFGMLMPILIGTDGVQKMSKSLGNYIGLSEHPGQKYQKLQGVPDNLLKEYFELLTDLPLDQLPENPRDRQTLLAYEVVKQYHGEQAAQEAKVAAQSGGKEGTVPEFSLAEVSHPAKLAYILNVTGLCKSTGEGKRKIQEGGVRLDGDRITDVDTTFAEPAQLQGKVLQVGKNKFVRLVP
- a CDS encoding Photosystem I reaction center subunit III codes for the protein MRRLFALILAICLWFNFASPAKALGANLTPCSDNPAFQQLAANARNTTSDPKSGIKRFERYSQELCGPEGYPHLIVDGSLNHAGDFLIPSILFLYIAGWIGWVGRAYLQANKKQGGDVEMREAIIEVPLALPIMLSGFAWPVSAIKEFLSGELTAKDTEIPISPR
- a CDS encoding transglycosylase domain-containing protein, encoding MSSSRTFEDKQPQRQASSGFEFLKGVGQVAGGTLLSMTMLASSIVAGGLVGLAISFRNLPDVRQLRNFFPSETTYIYDVKGKLLTSIHGEANREVVPLDRISPNLKRAVLASEDSHFYDHHGINPTGVGRAIVVNAVAGGVKEGGSTVTMQLVKNLFLSQKRAFTRKLAEAVLAIRLEQILTKDQILEMYLNQVYWGHNNYGVQTAARSYFNKSAEYLSLGESAMMAGLIQAPEEFSPFVSMKLAKQKQKEVLGRMLELNWINQSEYDNALKQEIKLGKIKSFQGSALPYVTNTVAQELAKKFGRETLLKGGMRVQTTVDANFQIMAEETVSKWHKTLLEQGLSKNQMALVSIDPRTHFIKALVGGIDPKTSEFNRATQAQRQPGSSFKPFVYYTAFATGKYGPDTTVVDAPVSYRDGNGWYFPRNYDNSFRGAMPIRTALAQSRNIPVIKIGKAVGMNRVIETCRTLGIMSPMEPVSSLPLGAIGVTPLEIASAYATFANYGWQSPPTVIARVTDSSGNVLLDNTPKPQLVLDPWASAAIIDVMRSVISEGTGKGAAIGRPAAGKTGTTSSEKDIWFVGTVPQLTTAVWVGRDDNRQLADHATGGVMVAPIWKDFMEKALKNTPVENFKPPSQFPRPKSN
- a CDS encoding DUF1825 family protein, yielding MGFFDSEIIQQEAKQLFEDYQALIKLGNNYGKFDRDGKKLFIEQMEAMMDRYRIFMKRFELSEDFMAQMTVEQLKTQLGQFGVTPQQMFDQMHLTLERMKAELEKQA
- a CDS encoding J domain-containing protein encodes the protein MSQTFLPPKWLQQLCDPYAVLGISVIAGDRQILKRYHTLAKLLHPDRHTKSSKPDQELATAIFSHLINPAYEQLKHQEKRLMAIAMLRSFALEQKPLSSQSAIAEKILEMSTPQAELFYEEAIACYAEDQYKSLDQFYQVTQQINTLNLVYLRLHKPDLQSTQKAVSILSKVEVKPVELTLNQKTDVKPVVTYAQRHYQRAIEYVKLGKWPLAVSELRDAIKLEPNNSDYYALLGLVHLKQKFIGMARVYIHQALKLNPQNSLALKYAPEVKIQSGKNTNPKSMATAMSIAALLSRFAQKKGSQVKW
- the pyrF gene encoding orotidine-5'-phosphate decarboxylase — encoded protein: MGNREQVEQRVIVALDVPDEQSAIALIDQLPQVVWWKVGLELFTSTGPKILEVLKSRQKRIFLDLKFDDIPNTVAGACRSAATYGVDLLTIHATAGRDALKAATEASHEGATKAGVEPPKLIAITLLTSISARQLAFDLKIPLELPEYALEMALLAQESGLDGVVCSPQEVAQLRQTCGNDFLLVCPGIRPTWADIGDQKRSLTPAQAIIAGADYLVIGRPITTATEPELAWKRISEELTTVA
- the gmk gene encoding guanylate kinase codes for the protein MMPVLPIQSIATTEERLHLGRLIVLTGPSGVGKGTLMRSLLKRHPELYYSVSVTTRSPRPGEIDGKDYYFISRSKFEQLLTEGEFLEWAEFAGNYYGTPREAVLNQIHFGKLVVLEIELEGARQIRASFPSALSIFILPPSFDELEKRIRDRAQDSEEAIARRLLRAQEEIQAADEFDIQIVNDDFETALNDIETVLFK
- the remA gene encoding extracellular matrix/biofilm regulator RemA, with protein sequence MEIQLINIGFGNIVSANRVVAIVSPESAPIKRIITDARDRGQLVDATYGRRTRAVIITDSSHVILSAIQPETVANRFVISREHQTVDN
- a CDS encoding photosystem I reaction center protein subunit XI yields the protein MAQAVDASKNLPSDPRNREVVFPPFRDPQKGNLETPINASPLTKWFINNLPAYRPGITPSRRGLEVGMAHGYWIFGPFAKLGPLRDTANANLAGLLAAIGLIVLLTAGLSLYANSNPPKALASVTVPNPPVDAFNSKESWNNFASSFLIGGIGGAVVAYFLTSNLGVIQGLFG
- a CDS encoding DUF29 domain-containing protein — translated: MSKILTQIIYEQDYHLWLETTLKQLQERDLEQLDWDHLIEEIERLGNEQKHKLESYLLQLLKHLLLYQHWSLPECKNHWEVEIDNFRVELRKLTKSKNLYNYLLRVLEEVYIDALRQAKKKSGLNCFPQTCPYSIEQILDVDYLPPFIY
- a CDS encoding Photosystem I reaction center subunit IX, producing MQQKYFVKYLSLGPVLLFVNLSLTAVLLILFNYWFPDLLFHPLP